One genomic window of Coleofasciculus chthonoplastes PCC 7420 includes the following:
- a CDS encoding S41 family peptidase, which translates to YGRLKQADTLVVDLREGWGGAPLTALNIYTAPNLSLTTIFRDGTKYTHYAGWNKPVVMLVNEGSRSAKEILAYGFQQFNIGPVVGTPTPGAVVAGRPFLMSDGSLLYVAVADVYVNGDERLEGKGVTPDILVPFSPEYAQGADPQKERALEVALEAIQE; encoded by the coding sequence TATGGTCGTCTCAAACAAGCCGATACTTTAGTCGTAGACTTAAGAGAAGGATGGGGAGGTGCACCGCTCACCGCCCTGAACATCTACACCGCTCCAAACTTAAGCTTAACCACGATTTTCCGGGATGGTACAAAATATACTCACTACGCAGGCTGGAATAAACCCGTCGTCATGCTGGTAAATGAAGGAAGCCGCAGCGCTAAAGAAATTCTGGCGTATGGTTTCCAGCAATTCAATATTGGACCTGTTGTCGGTACGCCAACCCCTGGCGCTGTAGTGGCGGGGCGCCCATTTCTCATGTCAGATGGTAGCTTGCTTTACGTCGCCGTCGCTGATGTTTACGTGAATGGAGACGAACGACTAGAAGGGAAAGGAGTAACACCCGATATCCTGGTTCCCTTCTCCCCAGAATACGCCCAAGGCGCTGATCCGCAAAAAGAACGGGCGCTGGAGGTGGCGCTGGAAGCCATTCAAGAGTGA
- a CDS encoding helix-turn-helix domain-containing protein produces the protein MGRAGKALKQTLSIFGISQNQLAAAMGVGHANVSRWVNEVRDPGGETILEIRTALGQINPDAAEEFIRLYLTMPKNE, from the coding sequence ATGGGAAGAGCAGGTAAAGCCCTCAAACAGACACTATCAATCTTTGGTATCAGCCAAAATCAGTTAGCGGCGGCGATGGGAGTCGGACACGCCAACGTTAGCCGTTGGGTTAATGAAGTCAGAGATCCCGGCGGTGAAACCATCCTAGAAATTCGCACAGCACTAGGACAAATTAATCCCGATGCGGCGGAAGAATTCATCCGGCTATATCTGACGATGCCGAAAAACGAGTGA
- a CDS encoding PDZ domain-containing protein gives MKLFPLSRNHRLISATLISLCLILFSWLNSPLHSTPTNPQTELFNQVWQTVNDNFYDPNFNGVNWQTIKDDYEPKIRKTQSREAAATLINQMLSELNTSHTHLYISNQPAYYQVLGIFAPRNPDLRQQLKPFFPNGKIEYTGIGIVTKTIDNQTFISAILEGSPAAEAGLKVGDRILNVDNRPFQPIESFADQAGNPVKMVIERSP, from the coding sequence ATGAAACTATTTCCCCTTTCCCGAAATCACCGCCTAATTAGCGCCACCCTAATTAGCCTTTGCCTAATCCTATTTAGCTGGCTCAACTCCCCCCTCCATTCCACACCAACCAACCCCCAAACCGAACTCTTTAACCAAGTCTGGCAAACCGTCAACGATAACTTTTACGATCCCAACTTTAACGGCGTCAACTGGCAAACTATCAAAGACGACTATGAACCCAAAATCCGCAAAACCCAATCCAGGGAAGCCGCCGCAACCCTGATCAATCAAATGCTGTCTGAACTCAACACCTCTCACACCCACCTCTACATCTCCAACCAACCCGCCTATTACCAAGTCTTAGGAATCTTTGCACCCAGAAACCCCGACTTACGCCAACAACTCAAACCTTTCTTTCCCAATGGCAAAATAGAATATACTGGCATCGGTATCGTCACCAAAACGATCGATAACCAAACCTTTATCAGCGCCATTCTCGAAGGAAGTCCAGCCGCTGAAGCCGGATTAAAAGTAGGCGATCGCATTCTGAATGTGGATAATCGCCCCTTCCAACCCATTGAATCCTTTGCCGATCAAGCAGGTAATCCTGTCAAAATGGTAATTGAGCGATCGCCAAA
- a CDS encoding D-alanyl-D-alanine carboxypeptidase has product MKPMNPWQKQSLAMLTVGVMAMGNVMTPSIARATTAANLTKSADSIEIFVPPPERQTSGVCPDLLGLYIDSIINRPNLAGGKWGIVVESVSNPAISYSHNANQFLIPASNNKLFTTAAALQRLDSRALIQSKSLDEWVTVTNQRSSNSYADSLLRYIGGPSAVKQTLAPLGVDPNSFRQVDGSGLSRQNVATPQALIATLKAMMYAKGNDLFYRSLPVAGVNGTLRNRLRLPETQGRIRAKTGTLRGVRSLSGYLEHPYYGTILFSIMVNQPSQSGQVLVGAIDEITLRLAQLTPCQ; this is encoded by the coding sequence ATGAAACCAATGAATCCTTGGCAGAAGCAATCCCTAGCCATGCTCACCGTCGGTGTGATGGCGATGGGTAATGTCATGACTCCCAGCATCGCCAGGGCGACAACGGCGGCTAATTTAACCAAAAGCGCCGATTCAATTGAAATTTTTGTGCCGCCTCCAGAACGTCAAACAAGTGGCGTTTGTCCCGATTTGTTGGGACTGTATATCGACTCAATCATTAATCGTCCCAATTTAGCGGGGGGCAAATGGGGGATTGTCGTGGAATCGGTATCGAATCCGGCGATTTCCTACAGCCACAACGCCAATCAATTTCTCATCCCAGCTTCTAATAACAAACTCTTTACCACCGCCGCCGCTTTACAACGACTGGATTCGCGAGCCTTAATTCAATCAAAGTCGTTAGATGAATGGGTGACAGTCACCAACCAAAGAAGCAGTAACAGCTATGCGGATAGCCTACTGCGTTACATTGGTGGACCCTCTGCTGTGAAGCAGACGTTAGCACCTTTAGGTGTTGATCCCAATAGTTTTCGACAGGTTGATGGTTCAGGTTTATCCCGGCAGAATGTAGCCACGCCGCAAGCATTAATCGCGACATTAAAAGCGATGATGTATGCCAAGGGGAATGATTTATTTTATCGTTCCTTACCCGTTGCAGGCGTGAATGGAACCCTGAGAAATCGCTTACGGTTACCTGAAACTCAAGGCAGAATTCGGGCAAAAACGGGGACATTACGGGGAGTGAGAAGTCTGTCTGGGTATTTAGAACATCCCTATTATGGGACGATTTTGTTTAGCATTATGGTGAATCAACCGTCTCAATCAGGACAGGTATTAGTGGGGGCGATTGATGAAATTACTTTGCGTTTGGCTCAGTTAACGCCTTGTCAGTAA
- a CDS encoding pentapeptide repeat-containing protein, which yields MAREPGIKVEPPVSVWKKEIKANPKGLFASLGKAAINGAFLKWDDLAESGVEVLENLGLEAKPGEIAGLLIVRSLIQAMQDLLHENRELLIQKPDNLTELYNSLNASLTSNELILDPDFFQHPQNLPIVQEAKTGFAQWLEAYVEKKVEAEMISSRLPAYFVFALNDQWVEHSQDYIALKEVLDTPFTQATRREQGWLRYRARLQKRVDEPIFWEAFSLKQVYVPLRTYYEREVAGQSERKLERGISENKNYERVIVDLNSELETWLQNAEADDAIRLISGQPGSGKSSFAKIFAAQQAEKGEIPVLFIPLHLFKLSDDLVKAVGEFVQQVEKFLSHNPLDRENGESRLLIIFDGLDELSMQGKIAEQAAKEFVEEVRREVDRFNYQHLRLQVMITGREVVVQANRSKFRQPRQLLYILPYFVTKKERDRQKYIDDKNWLKEDQRQLWWQSYGQAKGKQYDGLPPELDKDNLVEITAQPLLNYLVALSFERDKLRFSKDTNLNEIYADLLDAVYERGYEGTNRQHRAIEEITKEEFIGILEEIALACWHGDGRTTSVKEIEDHCDNSGLRQILDRFQATLQEDSRASITRLLTAFYFRESGEIRNSEKTFEFTHKSFGEYLTAKRIVEGVRLIHEDLEERKRNFRKGCDERDALVRWATLCGLSAMDEYLFQFICDEMRLKDLSEVRDWQNTLCRLIEFMLRHGMPMEGLNPRPNFQEEMRQARNAEEALLAVLNACARVTREISDIHWHSSEAFGIWISRLQGQRLNPLFCLNCLSFLDLRCCFIGCQNLFKANLYGANLHGANLHGANLHGANLQEANLQGANLQGANLQEAKLQGAKLQGAKLQGAILYGANLQGVNLQGVNLQGVNLQWTNLHGMHLEGANLQGADLEEVNLQWAKLQGANLERAYLSRANLSRANLEGANLKDANLQWANLEQANLQEANLEEAYLQGANLEQANLQGTILEGKDIKSFTLNNNEDSDKS from the coding sequence ATGGCAAGGGAACCGGGAATTAAAGTCGAACCGCCTGTTTCAGTCTGGAAAAAAGAGATAAAAGCCAATCCCAAGGGTTTATTCGCATCACTGGGTAAAGCCGCCATTAACGGCGCGTTTCTGAAATGGGATGACTTGGCGGAGAGTGGCGTTGAGGTTCTCGAAAATCTGGGATTAGAAGCAAAACCAGGAGAAATTGCCGGATTGCTGATTGTGCGTTCCCTGATACAAGCGATGCAAGACTTGTTACACGAAAATAGGGAACTTCTAATCCAGAAACCCGATAATCTTACAGAATTGTACAACAGTCTCAATGCATCGTTAACCAGTAACGAGTTAATCCTTGACCCCGACTTTTTCCAGCATCCCCAAAACTTGCCGATTGTGCAAGAAGCGAAGACGGGGTTTGCTCAGTGGTTAGAGGCGTATGTGGAGAAAAAAGTTGAAGCGGAAATGATCAGTAGTCGCCTCCCCGCTTACTTTGTTTTTGCCTTAAATGACCAATGGGTTGAGCATTCCCAAGATTATATTGCCTTAAAAGAAGTTCTGGATACACCCTTTACCCAAGCCACGAGACGAGAACAGGGATGGCTACGGTATCGCGCACGGCTGCAAAAGCGGGTAGATGAACCGATATTTTGGGAAGCATTTAGCCTCAAACAAGTTTATGTACCATTACGCACCTATTATGAGCGAGAGGTGGCGGGACAATCAGAGCGAAAATTAGAACGAGGAATTAGTGAGAATAAAAACTATGAGCGAGTTATCGTAGATCTCAATAGTGAATTGGAAACTTGGTTACAGAATGCTGAAGCAGATGATGCGATTCGCTTAATCAGTGGACAACCCGGAAGTGGTAAGTCTTCCTTTGCCAAAATCTTTGCCGCACAACAGGCGGAAAAGGGAGAAATTCCAGTTCTGTTTATTCCCCTCCACTTATTTAAATTATCAGATGACTTGGTAAAAGCGGTAGGGGAGTTTGTCCAGCAGGTTGAAAAGTTTTTATCTCACAATCCCTTGGACAGAGAAAATGGGGAATCGCGATTATTGATTATCTTTGATGGCTTAGATGAGCTATCAATGCAGGGTAAAATTGCCGAACAAGCGGCTAAAGAGTTTGTCGAAGAAGTCCGCCGCGAAGTTGACCGATTTAATTATCAGCATCTTCGCTTACAGGTTATGATTACGGGGCGGGAAGTCGTGGTACAGGCGAACCGCAGCAAGTTTCGCCAACCGCGTCAATTGCTGTATATTCTGCCCTATTTTGTGACAAAAAAAGAAAGAGATCGCCAAAAATATATTGATGATAAAAATTGGCTTAAGGAAGATCAACGCCAGCTTTGGTGGCAATCTTATGGTCAGGCAAAAGGTAAGCAGTATGATGGTTTACCACCAGAATTAGATAAAGATAATTTGGTTGAAATTACAGCACAGCCCTTATTAAATTATTTAGTAGCATTAAGCTTTGAACGGGATAAGCTGCGATTCTCGAAAGATACGAATCTGAATGAAATCTATGCTGATTTGCTAGATGCTGTTTATGAGCGAGGGTATGAAGGCACGAATAGACAACATCGTGCGATTGAAGAGATAACAAAAGAAGAATTCATCGGTATTTTAGAGGAAATTGCCTTGGCTTGTTGGCATGGAGATGGTAGGACAACCAGTGTCAAAGAAATTGAGGATCATTGCGATAACAGTGGGCTAAGACAGATTTTAGATCGCTTTCAAGCCACCTTACAAGAAGATTCAAGAGCCAGTATCACTCGTTTGCTGACTGCTTTTTACTTTCGCGAAAGTGGAGAGATCCGGAATAGCGAGAAAACCTTTGAGTTTACCCACAAAAGCTTTGGGGAATATCTGACAGCAAAACGTATTGTTGAAGGAGTTCGGCTTATCCATGAAGATTTAGAAGAACGTAAGCGTAATTTTCGCAAAGGTTGTGATGAACGAGATGCTTTAGTCAGGTGGGCGACTCTCTGCGGTTTATCAGCAATGGATGAATACCTGTTTCAATTCATCTGTGATGAAATGCGTTTAAAGGATTTATCAGAAGTTCGCGATTGGCAAAATACATTATGTCGTTTGATTGAATTTATGTTGCGTCATGGAATGCCAATGGAGGGTTTAAATCCTAGACCGAATTTTCAGGAAGAAATGCGACAGGCGCGAAATGCAGAGGAAGCGTTATTAGCTGTATTAAATGCTTGTGCGAGGGTGACGAGGGAAATTTCAGATATTCATTGGCATTCTTCTGAAGCTTTTGGCATCTGGATTTCCCGACTGCAGGGACAACGATTAAATCCACTATTTTGCTTAAATTGCTTAAGTTTTTTAGACTTGCGATGCTGTTTTATTGGATGCCAAAATTTATTTAAAGCAAATCTTTATGGAGCAAATCTTCATGGAGCAAATCTTCATGGAGCAAATCTTCATGGAGCAAATCTTCAAGAGGCAAATCTTCAAGGGGCAAATCTTCAAGGGGCAAATCTTCAAGAGGCAAAGCTTCAAGGGGCGAAGCTTCAAGGGGCGAAGCTTCAAGGGGCAATTCTTTATGGAGCAAATCTTCAAGGGGTAAATCTTCAAGGGGTAAATCTTCAAGGGGTAAATCTTCAATGGACAAATCTGCACGGGATGCATCTTGAAGGAGCAAATCTTCAAGGGGCAGATCTGGAAGAAGTGAATTTGCAATGGGCGAAGCTTCAAGGCGCAAATCTTGAAAGGGCGTATCTTTCTAGAGCAAATCTTTCTAGAGCAAATCTTGAAGGAGCGAATTTGAAAGACGCAAATCTTCAATGGGCAAATCTTGAACAAGCCAATCTTCAAGAAGCGAATTTGGAAGAGGCATATCTTCAAGGAGCGAATCTTGAACAAGCCAATCTTCAAGGAACAATTCTTGAGGGTAAGGACATAAAAAGCTTCACTTTAAATAACAATGAAGACAGCGATAAATCTTAG